Proteins co-encoded in one Candidatus Omnitrophota bacterium genomic window:
- a CDS encoding FAD-dependent oxidoreductase, producing the protein MPKIIIIGSSIAGHTAAISLRQKNKDCEITLITDEPSPCYDKRKLPAYLAGGTKEKELYLVNADHYAGQNIKFLKERKVYGINTNRRLVYFKHEETRGNAEYDFLVICSGVKTTLPDIPGINKEGVIRLDSLNDFKQARKYLLSSDTVCFLGWNPWAQEIAKAITGQQKEVKAVTEQPVEGPAQMQHLEFINSKVTDIIGESGVQAIKLKEGKIIGASLVVVFDSPAKPAVDFLKDTDIELSGGGVCVDANLRTNLKNVFACGAAAGAQGLPDKTKNWDDVLNESVRLADNISQAIGGLNV; encoded by the coding sequence ATGCCTAAAATAATTATTATCGGTTCGTCGATCGCCGGACATACAGCGGCTATTTCTTTGCGGCAAAAGAACAAGGATTGCGAAATAACCCTGATCACCGATGAACCGTCCCCTTGTTATGACAAACGCAAGCTGCCCGCGTATCTGGCAGGCGGGACCAAAGAAAAAGAGCTTTACCTTGTTAACGCCGATCATTACGCCGGCCAGAACATAAAATTCCTGAAAGAGAGAAAAGTTTACGGCATTAATACCAACCGCCGCCTGGTTTACTTTAAACACGAGGAAACCCGGGGAAACGCCGAATATGACTTTTTGGTCATCTGCTCCGGGGTTAAAACAACGCTGCCGGATATACCCGGCATAAATAAAGAGGGCGTGATCCGGTTGGATTCATTAAACGATTTTAAACAGGCGCGCAAATATCTCTTATCTTCGGATACAGTGTGTTTCCTGGGGTGGAATCCCTGGGCGCAAGAGATCGCCAAAGCGATCACCGGCCAGCAGAAAGAGGTTAAGGCGGTGACCGAACAGCCTGTCGAAGGCCCGGCGCAGATGCAGCATTTGGAGTTTATTAACAGCAAGGTGACTGATATAATCGGCGAGTCCGGGGTCCAGGCGATAAAGCTTAAAGAGGGCAAGATCATCGGCGCCTCTTTGGTGGTTGTATTCGACAGCCCGGCCAAACCGGCCGTAGATTTCCTAAAAGACACGGATATTGAATTATCCGGGGGCGGCGTATGCGTGGATGCCAACTTGCGTACTAACCTGAAAAATGTTTTTGCCTGCGGAGCGGCAGCCGGGGCCCAAGGCTTGCCGGATAAAACAAAGAATTGGGATGATGTTTTAAATGAAAGCGTCCGCTTAGCGGATAATATAAGCCAAGCAATAGGAGGTTTAAATGTCTGA
- a CDS encoding methylenetetrahydrofolate reductase: MTFKEKIRQGSFVLTSEIGPPKGIETVKLLEDAELIRTRVDAINVTDLQSSVMRLGSLAVSSLLKQKGFDPVFQVTCRDRNRLALQSDILSAAALGIENLLILTGDYPTLGDHPQAKPVFDLDSVQLLQVVRQLQAGADMNGNKLEGSAPEFCVGAVVNPGADPIEPQIIKMEKKIEAGAEFFQTQAIYDAGIFENFLSKTKHLKVPILAGIVLLKSAGMARFMNKNVAGVSVPDELIKEMEETKDKVSQSVAIASRLIKQLRPMCQGIHIMPIGWDKKVPLVLDAAGL; the protein is encoded by the coding sequence ATGACCTTTAAAGAAAAGATAAGACAGGGGAGTTTTGTTCTTACTTCCGAGATCGGCCCGCCTAAAGGGATAGAAACCGTTAAATTGCTGGAAGACGCGGAGTTGATCCGCACCCGGGTTGACGCGATAAATGTGACTGATCTGCAGAGTTCGGTAATGCGCCTGGGGTCGTTGGCTGTTTCCAGCCTGCTCAAGCAAAAAGGATTTGACCCGGTATTCCAGGTTACCTGCCGCGACCGCAACCGCTTGGCCTTGCAATCGGATATCCTTTCCGCCGCTGCATTGGGGATAGAGAACTTGTTGATCCTGACCGGAGATTATCCGACATTAGGCGACCATCCGCAGGCCAAGCCGGTATTTGACCTGGATTCGGTCCAGCTTTTGCAGGTAGTCAGACAGTTGCAGGCAGGCGCGGATATGAACGGCAATAAGCTTGAAGGGAGCGCCCCTGAATTTTGCGTAGGCGCGGTAGTCAATCCCGGGGCTGACCCGATCGAGCCGCAGATCATCAAGATGGAAAAAAAGATCGAAGCAGGCGCGGAATTCTTTCAGACCCAGGCTATATATGATGCGGGTATCTTTGAGAATTTCCTTTCCAAGACCAAACACCTGAAAGTCCCGATCCTGGCGGGCATTGTCCTGTTGAAGTCCGCGGGCATGGCCAGGTTTATGAACAAGAATGTCGCCGGGGTCTCTGTCCCCGATGAATTGATCAAGGAAATGGAAGAGACTAAGGATAAAGTCAGCCAGTCCGTGGCTATCGCCAGCCGCCTGATCAAACAATTGCGGCCGATGTGCCAGGGGATACATATAATGCCGATCGGCTGGGATAAAAAAGTCCCCCTGGTGTTGGATGCCGCGGGTTTATAA
- the rlmD gene encoding 23S rRNA (uracil(1939)-C(5))-methyltransferase RlmD, producing MRDICRHFNSCGGCDSQDQDYEKQLQFKEKYCRNLLACFNPGEIKEIIPSQPIWYFRNKMEFVFSRDSSGAIIGQREKAKFSQIIDLKECRVFIEGLDRIFDACKLWIKDFRVIPYDLRTSSGELRYISLRHSKAYGSIMAVITVALTREDFDKEKNKFFALAERLMSAADVRSVYLCFNKLLSDKALTDELMHLSGDDDIRENINGIDYLIGPKTFFQTNPYCCQKLYAVVRDEVKDAPGTALDIFCGSAGITLQLAGNSSRVIGVDNSAFNIANAEKNLRLNKIDNVEFACLDADTFLAGLKESDYIEDAQVAVIDPPRVGLSKKFKKSLLDIRLKRIIYISCNPMSLREDLKLLCGSYSLERVIPVDMFPHTGHFEVVAGLRLKE from the coding sequence ATGCGAGATATCTGCCGGCATTTTAATTCCTGCGGAGGCTGCGATTCGCAGGATCAGGATTATGAGAAACAGCTCCAATTCAAGGAAAAATATTGCCGTAATCTCCTCGCCTGTTTTAACCCCGGCGAAATAAAAGAGATAATCCCTTCGCAGCCGATCTGGTATTTCCGCAATAAGATGGAATTCGTATTCTCCCGGGACAGCTCCGGAGCGATAATAGGGCAGAGAGAGAAAGCCAAATTCTCCCAGATCATCGACCTGAAAGAATGCCGTGTATTTATAGAGGGGCTTGACCGGATATTCGATGCCTGTAAGCTGTGGATAAAAGACTTCCGAGTTATTCCTTATGACCTGCGCACATCTTCGGGTGAGTTAAGGTATATTTCCTTGCGGCATTCGAAAGCTTACGGCTCAATAATGGCGGTAATAACCGTTGCCCTGACCAGGGAGGATTTTGACAAAGAAAAAAATAAATTCTTTGCTCTGGCCGAACGCTTAATGTCCGCGGCGGATGTCCGGTCGGTCTATCTTTGCTTCAATAAATTATTATCGGATAAAGCCCTCACCGATGAATTGATGCATCTGTCCGGAGATGATGACATCCGGGAAAACATCAACGGGATCGATTATCTGATCGGGCCAAAGACCTTTTTTCAGACTAATCCTTATTGCTGCCAAAAGTTATACGCTGTGGTCCGGGATGAAGTAAAAGACGCGCCGGGCACGGCCCTGGATATTTTTTGCGGAAGCGCAGGGATAACCTTACAGCTCGCCGGAAATTCTTCCAGGGTAATCGGGGTCGATAATTCGGCGTTCAATATCGCCAACGCCGAGAAAAATCTCAGGTTGAATAAAATTGATAATGTCGAATTCGCCTGCCTGGACGCCGACACGTTCCTCGCCGGACTTAAGGAAAGCGATTATATTGAAGATGCCCAGGTTGCGGTTATTGACCCTCCGCGCGTGGGTTTAAGCAAAAAGTTCAAGAAGAGCCTTCTGGATATCCGGCTGAAACGGATCATATATATATCCTGCAATCCGATGTCTTTGCGGGAAGATCTTAAACTTTTGTGCGGCTCTTATTCGCTGGAGCGGGTTATCCCGGTGGATATGTTCCCGCATACCGGGCATTTCGAGGTGGTGGCCGGCTTAAGGCTGAAGGAATAA
- a CDS encoding DMT family protein, with protein sequence MARCMIALAEYCSYAPANRIGSCQLSATQLKPSRM encoded by the coding sequence ATGGCCAGATGTATGATAGCGCTGGCTGAATACTGCTCCTATGCCCCGGCTAACCGTATCGGTTCCTGCCAGTTATCCGCCACGCAGTTAAAACCATCCAGGATGTGA
- a CDS encoding bifunctional 5,10-methylenetetrahydrofolate dehydrogenase/5,10-methenyltetrahydrofolate cyclohydrolase, which translates to MAKLLEGKPIAEKIKESIKQKILGSGKKAQLASVQVGENPAAESYIKSQKKNAELLGVDYQLHKLDSQATEGKLIEYIGNLNNDPAVNGIIVQMPLPLHMDYKKISGFISADKDVEGMHPANMGKIVFGKARIVPCTANAVMELLSATGLDLAGKEVVIVGHSEIVGKPLSLLLLEKLATVTVCHIGTAKAGKLEEHVKSAEVLIVAVGKAGLIKGEWIKEGAVVIDVGINRVGDKIVGDVEFDEAQKRASWITPVPGGVGPLTVTMLMRNLVEAAKL; encoded by the coding sequence TTGGCAAAATTATTAGAGGGTAAGCCGATCGCGGAAAAAATAAAAGAGAGTATCAAACAGAAGATCCTGGGCTCGGGAAAAAAGGCTCAGCTGGCCAGCGTGCAGGTAGGGGAGAATCCGGCCGCGGAATCATATATAAAGTCGCAGAAGAAGAACGCCGAGCTTTTAGGCGTCGATTACCAGCTGCACAAACTGGATAGCCAGGCTACCGAAGGAAAACTCATTGAGTATATAGGAAATCTTAATAATGATCCGGCGGTGAACGGCATAATCGTGCAGATGCCTCTGCCTTTGCATATGGATTATAAGAAGATCAGCGGCTTCATCTCTGCGGATAAAGACGTGGAAGGGATGCATCCGGCGAACATGGGCAAGATCGTATTCGGCAAAGCCAGGATAGTGCCTTGCACCGCCAACGCGGTTATGGAATTATTGAGCGCCACCGGCCTGGATCTCGCCGGGAAGGAAGTTGTTATTGTCGGGCACAGCGAGATAGTCGGCAAGCCTTTAAGCCTGCTGCTGCTGGAAAAGCTGGCCACGGTAACGGTCTGCCATATCGGCACGGCCAAGGCCGGTAAATTAGAGGAGCATGTCAAGAGCGCCGAGGTCCTTATTGTCGCGGTGGGCAAGGCCGGATTGATCAAGGGCGAATGGATAAAAGAGGGCGCGGTGGTCATAGATGTCGGCATAAACCGGGTCGGGGATAAGATCGTCGGAGACGTGGAGTTCGATGAGGCCCAGAAACGCGCTTCCTGGATCACTCCTGTGCCGGGAGGGGTAGGGCCTTTGACCGTTACCATGCTTATGCGCAACCTGGTGGAAGCGGCAAAACTTTAA
- a CDS encoding cyclodeaminase/cyclohydrolase family protein gives MYGNHLKKYLDDLAGKLPAPGGGSAAAMSAALGSALISMVLNFTVGKPKYAEYESQLKKCLDKSEKLRLEFLHLVDLDVTAYSSKDLRKSMDVPLMVCRLCFEAIDICPLILGKSNQNLISDVAVAAVLLESAFFSAYVNVDINLKYLNDPELAKGIRKELDEKGKVVRKIRQQMEVKVGKIIRG, from the coding sequence ATGTACGGAAATCACCTTAAAAAATACCTGGATGATCTGGCTGGGAAATTACCCGCTCCCGGAGGCGGATCCGCCGCAGCGATGAGCGCGGCTTTAGGATCAGCTTTGATCAGCATGGTGCTTAATTTCACCGTGGGCAAGCCGAAATACGCCGAATATGAAAGCCAGCTTAAGAAGTGCCTGGATAAATCCGAAAAACTGCGTTTGGAATTCCTGCATCTTGTCGATCTGGATGTTACCGCCTATAGCAGCAAGGATCTGCGGAAATCCATGGATGTGCCGCTTATGGTCTGCCGGCTTTGTTTTGAGGCGATAGATATCTGCCCGCTTATATTGGGAAAGAGCAATCAGAACCTGATCAGCGACGTGGCGGTGGCAGCGGTATTGCTGGAGTCGGCTTTTTTCAGCGCGTATGTCAATGTGGATATAAACCTTAAATATCTTAACGACCCGGAACTGGCAAAGGGGATCAGGAAAGAGCTGGACGAAAAGGGTAAGGTTGTGAGAAAAATCAGACAGCAGATGGAGGTTAAAGTTGGCAAAATTATTAGAGGGTAA
- a CDS encoding YraN family protein, with product MSKENILLGRQGEDEAVRFLKRKGYKILARNYRTMSAEIDIIARDKDTFCFVEVKTRLSGWFGEPAEAIDRRKQGKIYRAATLFLKEKGLLDAGARFDVVSVSPFQGSWKTELLKNAFEIQEI from the coding sequence GTGTCTAAAGAAAATATCCTCTTAGGCCGTCAGGGCGAAGATGAGGCGGTCAGGTTCCTGAAGCGTAAAGGCTACAAGATCCTGGCCAGGAATTACCGGACCATGTCCGCCGAGATCGATATTATCGCCCGGGATAAGGATACGTTTTGTTTTGTTGAGGTAAAGACCCGCTTATCCGGCTGGTTTGGAGAGCCGGCAGAGGCTATAGACAGGCGCAAGCAAGGCAAGATATACCGGGCCGCGACGCTTTTCCTGAAAGAAAAAGGACTTTTAGATGCCGGGGCCAGGTTCGATGTCGTTTCAGTAAGCCCGTTCCAAGGCTCCTGGAAAACAGAGCTGCTCAAGAACGCGTTCGAGATCCAAGAGATATAA
- a CDS encoding ribonuclease HII — protein sequence MLYYERKFKGQGRDLVIGVDEAGRGPLAGPVVAAAVFLKTSSFNNRIDDSKKLTCLQREKAFPEIIEKSVSGIGIMNEKVIDRVNILEATRLAMEQAINGLFAKMPGVEPGRVHILVDGLVKLKIGFPFTDIIKGDSKSLSIASASILAKVTRDRIMRIYDKTFPQYGFSRHKGYPTQAHRNALKKYGKSVIHRATFSGV from the coding sequence ATGCTTTATTACGAACGCAAGTTTAAGGGACAAGGCAGGGACCTGGTTATCGGGGTGGATGAGGCGGGAAGGGGCCCTCTGGCCGGCCCGGTAGTCGCGGCGGCGGTTTTTCTAAAGACCTCATCTTTCAATAACCGCATTGACGATTCCAAGAAATTGACCTGCCTGCAGCGCGAAAAGGCTTTTCCCGAGATCATTGAAAAATCCGTATCCGGTATCGGTATAATGAACGAAAAGGTCATTGACCGGGTCAATATCCTGGAAGCCACCCGTTTGGCCATGGAACAGGCTATTAATGGGCTGTTTGCTAAAATGCCCGGGGTTGAGCCCGGCCGCGTGCATATCCTGGTGGATGGGTTAGTCAAATTGAAGATAGGATTTCCTTTCACCGACATAATCAAAGGGGACTCCAAATCCCTGAGCATAGCCAGCGCGTCGATCCTGGCAAAAGTTACCCGGGACAGGATCATGAGGATATACGATAAAACCTTCCCGCAATACGGGTTTTCACGGCACAAGGGTTATCCTACGCAGGCCCACAGGAACGCATTAAAGAAATACGGTAAGTCCGTAATTCACAGAGCTACTTTTTCCGGTGTCTAA
- the rplS gene encoding 50S ribosomal protein L19, with product MDKIKLVEQAYLSKKKHPDFNVGDTIKIMTRIPEGDKIRLHPFEGIVIAKKGNGTKSSFTVRKVSVGEGVELKFFLHSAVIERIELLRKGKIKRAKLYYLRNKVGKRASKIKSVEVKAK from the coding sequence ATGGATAAGATCAAACTTGTCGAACAGGCTTATTTGAGCAAAAAGAAACACCCGGATTTTAACGTCGGGGATACGATCAAGATCATGACCCGGATCCCGGAAGGTGATAAGATCAGGCTGCATCCTTTTGAGGGCATAGTCATCGCCAAGAAAGGCAACGGGACCAAGAGCAGTTTTACCGTAAGGAAGGTTTCTGTGGGAGAAGGCGTAGAGCTTAAATTTTTCCTGCATTCCGCGGTGATCGAACGCATCGAGCTCTTAAGAAAAGGAAAGATAAAGCGGGCCAAGCTTTATTACCTGAGGAATAAAGTTGGAAAACGCGCCTCGAAGATAAAATCAGTGGAAGTTAAGGCTAAATAA
- the trmD gene encoding tRNA (guanosine(37)-N1)-methyltransferase TrmD, whose protein sequence is MRIDIITIFPGMFAPVLNESMVKRAQEKGRVKIHIHDLRDYSADKHSKVDDRPFGGGSGMVMGPEPIFAAVRKIRAVSRNKKAKVILLCPQGRTFDQPKARELSACGHLILICGHYEGVDERVKTDLADEEISIGDYVLTGGELPAMVLVDSVVRLVPGVLGDKNSLNFESFEGNLLEYPQYTRPADFRGMKVPALLLSGDHKKIAEWRKLEALKKTKKRRPDLLKKIKTNKTERNLKNG, encoded by the coding sequence ATGAGGATCGATATCATCACTATATTTCCGGGCATGTTTGCGCCTGTCCTGAACGAGTCTATGGTCAAACGGGCCCAGGAAAAAGGCAGGGTAAAGATCCATATCCACGACCTGCGGGATTATTCCGCGGATAAGCATTCCAAGGTGGATGACCGGCCTTTTGGCGGCGGCTCCGGTATGGTTATGGGCCCTGAGCCGATATTCGCGGCAGTTCGCAAGATAAGAGCGGTAAGCCGGAATAAGAAGGCAAAAGTGATCCTATTGTGCCCGCAGGGGCGGACTTTTGACCAGCCTAAAGCCAGGGAATTATCGGCCTGCGGCCATCTTATCCTGATTTGCGGGCATTATGAAGGGGTGGATGAGCGGGTCAAGACCGATCTGGCCGATGAAGAGATATCTATCGGGGATTATGTCCTTACCGGAGGAGAACTTCCGGCTATGGTCCTGGTGGATTCGGTGGTGCGGCTGGTCCCCGGGGTCCTGGGTGATAAAAATTCCTTGAATTTTGAGTCATTTGAAGGTAATCTATTAGAGTATCCCCAGTATACCAGGCCGGCTGATTTCCGGGGGATGAAGGTCCCTGCGCTGCTTTTGTCAGGAGACCATAAGAAGATCGCCGAGTGGCGCAAGCTCGAGGCGCTCAAGAAAACGAAAAAACGCAGGCCGGATTTGTTAAAAAAAATAAAAACCAATAAAACGGAAAGGAACCTTAAAAATGGATAA
- the tgt gene encoding tRNA guanosine(34) transglycosylase Tgt gives MNKYTLIHKDAKCNARLGRVATARGALDTPCFMPVGTQGTVKTLSAEELNYCGAQIMLCNAYHLFLRPGTAIIKKAGGLHKFIGWDKPILTDSGGYQIFSLALLRKVNEKGVEFQSHIDGFKHFLTPEDVVNVQRDLGSDIMMVLDDCVHYPCEKDYARQAMERTIQWARRSKIEQDKQPGSQQLLFGIVQGATYEDLRKDCARRLAELDFDGYALGGLSVGEPKDLMYNIAACALEEIPEAKAHYMMGVGLPDDIIGAVELGVDMFDCVVPTRYGRHGTAFTSQGKVVVKNGQYSEDLGPLDPECACYTCTNFSRAYLRHLFNAQEVLAFRLTSLHNSYFYQKMMAGIRLAIAEDRFVEFKKEFLNKYNSATK, from the coding sequence ATGAATAAATACACACTTATACATAAAGACGCGAAGTGCAATGCCCGGTTAGGCCGGGTGGCTACTGCCAGGGGCGCGCTTGATACCCCTTGTTTTATGCCGGTAGGCACGCAAGGCACGGTAAAGACCCTTTCCGCGGAAGAGCTGAATTACTGCGGGGCGCAGATCATGCTTTGCAACGCCTATCATCTTTTTCTGCGGCCGGGCACAGCCATAATCAAAAAGGCCGGCGGTTTGCATAAATTCATCGGCTGGGATAAACCTATACTTACCGACAGCGGCGGTTACCAGATATTCAGCCTGGCGCTTTTGCGTAAAGTCAACGAAAAGGGCGTGGAGTTCCAGTCGCATATAGACGGGTTCAAGCATTTTCTTACACCGGAGGACGTGGTCAATGTCCAACGCGACCTGGGCTCCGATATAATGATGGTCCTGGATGACTGCGTGCATTATCCCTGCGAGAAGGATTACGCCCGTCAGGCTATGGAAAGGACTATCCAGTGGGCCAGGCGCTCTAAGATCGAGCAGGATAAACAGCCCGGATCGCAACAGCTTTTGTTCGGGATAGTCCAGGGCGCTACTTATGAAGACCTGCGCAAGGATTGCGCCAGGCGGCTGGCGGAGCTGGATTTCGACGGTTATGCCCTGGGAGGACTTTCGGTTGGCGAACCCAAGGATTTAATGTATAATATTGCCGCCTGCGCCCTGGAAGAAATACCCGAGGCCAAGGCGCATTATATGATGGGCGTGGGGCTTCCCGACGACATCATCGGCGCGGTGGAATTGGGCGTGGATATGTTCGATTGCGTGGTGCCTACGCGTTACGGCAGGCATGGGACCGCGTTCACCAGCCAGGGCAAGGTTGTGGTGAAGAACGGCCAGTACAGCGAGGATCTTGGGCCTTTGGACCCGGAATGCGCATGTTATACCTGCACGAATTTCTCACGGGCGTACCTGCGGCATTTGTTCAACGCGCAGGAAGTCCTGGCTTTCAGGCTGACCTCTTTGCATAACAGCTATTTCTATCAGAAAATGATGGCCGGCATCCGCCTGGCTATCGCCGAAGACAGATTCGTCGAGTTCAAAAAAGAATTCCTGAATAAGTATAACAGCGCCACTAAATGA
- a CDS encoding polyprenyl synthetase family protein, whose product MLNKIKNTVEEALKKHVSDMDGIYPFKRLSPLLGESIKEYIARPGKRVRPMLFVLGYLAFAKKPASGLYQSALSIELLHDFMLIHDDIIDKSDSRRGRPSMHKMLNNRLRLDKSVKFNGQDLAIVVGDIIYAMAIKSFLSIKENPVRKEKALNKLLDAVLYTGAGQFIEIIYGIKRIDKINKNDIYRIYDLKTAYYTFAYPLSIGATLAGAPEKQIKKIFDYGLILGRAFQIKDDILGIFGNEEETGKSSLTDLQEAKRTLLIWYAYNNSPKKDRSQISAVFSKKKVGRTDLSRMRQIIHGSGALAYAKGQISTAAKKADKIISSLGTGANIKKLLSEFYRNILSL is encoded by the coding sequence ATGTTAAACAAAATAAAAAATACTGTGGAAGAAGCGCTGAAAAAGCATGTAAGCGATATGGACGGCATTTACCCTTTCAAACGGCTCTCTCCTCTGCTTGGCGAAAGCATAAAAGAATACATCGCCAGACCCGGAAAAAGGGTCAGGCCGATGCTTTTTGTCCTGGGATACCTTGCCTTTGCCAAAAAACCCGCTTCCGGGCTGTACCAAAGCGCCCTCTCGATCGAACTGCTTCACGACTTTATGCTCATCCACGATGATATAATCGATAAATCCGATTCCCGCAGAGGCAGGCCTTCAATGCATAAAATGCTGAATAACCGGTTAAGGCTGGATAAAAGCGTTAAATTCAACGGCCAGGACCTGGCGATCGTCGTGGGGGATATCATTTACGCTATGGCCATAAAGAGCTTTTTATCCATCAAAGAAAACCCGGTAAGGAAAGAAAAGGCCCTGAATAAACTGTTGGACGCCGTTCTTTATACCGGCGCAGGCCAGTTCATCGAGATAATTTACGGGATAAAACGGATAGATAAAATAAACAAAAACGACATTTACCGCATATATGACCTGAAGACCGCGTATTATACCTTTGCCTATCCCCTGTCCATAGGCGCCACCCTGGCCGGAGCTCCGGAAAAACAGATCAAAAAAATATTTGATTACGGTCTTATCCTGGGGCGGGCCTTCCAGATAAAAGACGATATACTGGGGATCTTCGGCAATGAAGAAGAAACCGGCAAATCATCGCTGACCGACCTGCAGGAAGCCAAAAGGACGCTGCTTATATGGTACGCTTACAATAATTCCCCCAAAAAAGACAGGTCGCAGATAAGCGCAGTATTTTCCAAGAAAAAAGTGGGCCGGACGGATTTAAGCAGGATGCGACAGATAATACACGGGTCCGGGGCGCTGGCTTACGCGAAGGGGCAAATATCGACCGCAGCGAAAAAGGCGGATAAGATAATCTCTTCCCTGGGCACCGGGGCGAATATCAAAAAACTGCTATCGGAATTCTACCGCAACATCCTAAGCCTTTAA
- a CDS encoding response regulator, with product MPRKKILIIDDEESFCRMVKLNLEETGKYEVRAESQSVNAIRTVKEFKPDLILLDIVMPNVDGGEISQKLRSDEDLKNIPIVFLTAIVTEREVRDQNGIISGRPFLAKPVPVDKLIYCIEQNTLV from the coding sequence ATGCCGAGAAAAAAGATCCTCATAATCGACGATGAAGAGAGTTTTTGCAGGATGGTGAAATTGAACCTGGAGGAAACCGGCAAATACGAGGTCAGGGCTGAAAGCCAAAGCGTCAATGCCATCCGCACGGTAAAGGAATTCAAGCCTGACCTGATCCTTTTGGATATCGTTATGCCGAATGTTGATGGCGGCGAAATATCCCAGAAGCTCAGATCGGATGAGGATCTGAAGAACATACCCATCGTATTCTTGACCGCTATCGTTACGGAAAGAGAAGTAAGGGATCAAAATGGGATCATCTCCGGAAGGCCGTTTCTGGCAAAGCCGGTTCCCGTGGATAAGCTTATTTATTGCATAGAACAGAATACCCTCGTTTGA
- a CDS encoding ATP-binding protein: protein MADKENISIKVLLIEDDRLVARLIQDMLAKVSEIDCKTEWFERLAPALDRLVKNDIDVVLLDLFLPDSEGIDTLVKVQARSSGIPVLVLTGLDDESTAIKAMQAGAQDYLVKGREDVFHFIRAIRYAIERKHIQEALKKALSEMEVQVALRTSDLTSANAKLLQAYSELQETQSRFIQAAKMQVVGGLASGVAHEVKNPLAIISQGVEYLTKKVPLDDENISFALKSMTDAVMRANDIITGLLDFASLSKLDVSPHDLRTVLGNSLLLVKHQFVKNHIQLNEDIAQGIPPINIDKNRIEQVFLNLFMNSADAMPSGGTLTISMRIEKAPAMTGGAGRRKEDIFKPGEKIVLVEVEDTGIGIPQEIIDKVFDPFFTTKRGKGGTGLGLSIVKNIMEMHRGRIDITNKKEGGIKAMLMFRMQG, encoded by the coding sequence ATGGCCGATAAAGAGAATATAAGCATTAAGGTCCTTTTGATCGAGGATGACCGTTTGGTCGCCAGGCTGATACAGGATATGCTCGCGAAAGTAAGCGAGATCGACTGTAAAACAGAATGGTTTGAACGCCTGGCCCCCGCCCTTGACCGCCTCGTAAAAAACGATATCGATGTTGTCTTGCTGGACCTGTTTCTTCCTGACAGCGAAGGTATTGACACGCTGGTCAAAGTCCAGGCGCGTTCTTCCGGGATCCCCGTCCTGGTGCTTACCGGGCTTGATGACGAATCCACGGCGATCAAGGCGATGCAGGCCGGCGCGCAGGATTATCTGGTCAAGGGCAGGGAGGATGTCTTTCATTTTATCCGCGCCATCCGTTACGCTATTGAGCGCAAACACATACAAGAGGCTTTGAAAAAGGCCTTGTCCGAGATGGAAGTGCAGGTTGCTTTGCGCACCTCGGACCTGACCAGCGCTAACGCCAAATTGTTGCAGGCCTACTCTGAGCTCCAGGAAACCCAGTCGCGTTTTATCCAGGCGGCTAAGATGCAGGTGGTTGGCGGCCTGGCCAGCGGCGTGGCCCACGAAGTGAAAAACCCGCTGGCAATAATAAGCCAGGGGGTTGAATACCTGACTAAGAAGGTCCCTCTGGATGACGAGAATATTTCTTTTGCTTTAAAGTCCATGACCGACGCGGTAATGCGGGCCAATGATATTATCACCGGCTTGTTGGATTTCGCCAGTTTATCCAAACTGGATGTTTCGCCGCATGACCTGAGAACAGTGCTGGGAAATTCCCTTTTGCTGGTAAAGCACCAGTTTGTAAAGAACCATATCCAGTTGAACGAGGATATTGCGCAGGGCATCCCGCCGATAAACATCGATAAGAACAGGATCGAACAGGTTTTTTTGAACCTTTTTATGAACTCGGCGGACGCTATGCCTTCAGGCGGGACGCTGACCATAAGCATGCGCATCGAAAAGGCCCCGGCAATGACCGGAGGCGCCGGGCGCAGAAAAGAGGATATCTTTAAGCCGGGAGAAAAAATTGTCTTGGTCGAGGTCGAAGATACCGGGATAGGGATACCTCAAGAGATCATTGACAAAGTTTTTGACCCGTTCTTCACCACCAAGCGCGGCAAAGGCGGGACCGGCCTGGGGTTGTCTATCGTCAAAAATATAATGGAGATGCACCGGGGAAGGATCGACATAACGAATAAAAAAGAGGGCGGGATAAAGGCGATGCTTATGTTCCGTATGCAGGGTTAA